In one window of Desulforhabdus amnigena DNA:
- a CDS encoding DNA-primase RepB domain-containing protein — MWTVKPALEKIAYLRSQNARGCHILIKPLCIDHYLLADDIDRQTLLRHHCFPSGQWKPARMIVETSPENFQVWVHSSRALSLEEKCMWLERMRSDPAAHPKNRWGRCPGFRNTKEKHRSPTGRFPLARLIWIDWDSQADIPLLVPESKPSLLSHPSRRVSVCHPADPCRYHFKKDNESTTDFAYALSLARRGFSDDQIRQRILSERTDWSNHKGEKRIQDYLDRTIGRVKQVVNNS, encoded by the coding sequence CTGTGGACCGTAAAACCGGCTCTCGAGAAGATCGCCTACCTCAGATCCCAAAATGCCCGGGGCTGCCACATACTCATAAAGCCCCTCTGCATCGACCATTACCTCCTGGCCGACGACATTGACCGACAAACCCTTCTGCGACACCACTGCTTCCCCTCCGGACAGTGGAAACCCGCTCGAATGATCGTTGAGACCTCACCGGAAAACTTCCAGGTATGGGTTCACTCCAGCAGAGCATTGTCCCTGGAAGAAAAATGCATGTGGCTTGAAAGAATGCGAAGCGATCCGGCAGCACATCCCAAAAACCGCTGGGGGCGCTGTCCCGGCTTTCGCAACACCAAGGAAAAGCACCGCTCCCCTACGGGACGCTTTCCCCTTGCAAGGCTCATCTGGATCGACTGGGACTCGCAGGCCGACATCCCCCTGCTTGTCCCGGAATCAAAACCATCCCTCCTTTCCCATCCCTCCCGAAGGGTGTCTGTGTGCCATCCGGCTGATCCCTGCCGATACCATTTCAAGAAAGACAACGAGTCCACAACCGACTTTGCTTATGCACTCTCTCTGGCCAGAAGAGGCTTCTCGGACGATCAGATCCGGCAGCGCATTCTCTCGGAGAGAACCGACTGGAGCAATCATAAGGGGGAAAAAAGAATCCAAGACTACCTCGATCGCACCATCGGCCGTGTCAAACAGGTAGTCAACAATTCCTGA
- a CDS encoding DDE-type integrase/transposase/recombinase, with the protein MDEQQQKDVAVFRFGVISDFVTRNAMDRGEQERLLTEKCEQSWQIPHSNRSRLARSTILGWIKAYRQGGGRLESLYPGSRNDRGVSRIIDEETGGLIARLRAGMPKCSLPTLIKELEKRKLLPAGMVLSESTLYRFLKREGLLKAAPPPAVDRRKFEAELPNDLWQSDALHGPLVMVGEKRRKTYLFAFIDDMSRLVPHAAFFLNENLDSYLCALRRALLKRGLPRKLYVDNGAAFRSRLLHEITASLGIALVHSKPYKPQGRGKVERFFQTVRAQFLASVEADSLEALNEQFDQWVTTVYHQRPHGGTGEPPLKRFADHMECIRPAPKYLEDYFRKRARRKVANDRTVSLNGRLYEASVALIGSQVTLLYNEDDPTRVEVQLGGQSHGFLTPLDLNVNCRVRRNHSTGLVIENTGKPAISSGRLSFSNREDQ; encoded by the coding sequence ATGGATGAGCAGCAACAAAAGGATGTGGCCGTATTCCGCTTTGGCGTCATCAGCGACTTTGTCACCCGAAACGCGATGGATCGTGGCGAGCAGGAGAGGCTCCTTACCGAAAAATGCGAACAGTCCTGGCAGATTCCCCACTCCAACCGCTCCCGCCTGGCCCGATCCACCATCCTCGGCTGGATCAAAGCCTATCGCCAGGGTGGCGGCAGACTCGAATCCCTTTACCCCGGCAGCCGAAACGACCGTGGGGTGAGCCGGATCATTGACGAGGAAACCGGGGGTCTCATCGCTCGACTGAGGGCCGGGATGCCCAAATGCTCCCTTCCCACATTGATCAAAGAGCTCGAGAAGCGAAAGCTCCTTCCCGCCGGTATGGTCTTGAGCGAAAGCACCCTCTACCGCTTTCTCAAACGCGAAGGACTCCTCAAGGCGGCACCGCCCCCTGCCGTCGATCGCAGGAAATTTGAAGCCGAGCTCCCAAACGATCTGTGGCAAAGCGACGCCCTGCATGGCCCCCTGGTCATGGTGGGAGAGAAGCGGCGAAAGACCTACCTTTTTGCGTTCATTGACGACATGAGCCGTCTCGTTCCTCATGCCGCCTTCTTTTTAAACGAGAACCTCGACTCCTACCTGTGCGCACTCAGACGCGCTCTTCTCAAGCGTGGACTTCCCCGCAAGCTCTACGTGGACAATGGAGCCGCCTTCCGCTCCAGGCTCCTCCATGAGATCACGGCATCCCTTGGAATCGCCCTCGTCCACTCCAAACCCTACAAACCCCAGGGACGCGGCAAAGTGGAGCGCTTCTTTCAAACCGTTAGAGCCCAGTTTCTTGCATCCGTTGAGGCAGACTCCCTCGAAGCTCTCAACGAGCAGTTCGACCAATGGGTCACGACCGTCTATCATCAGCGTCCTCACGGGGGCACCGGAGAGCCTCCCCTGAAGCGATTTGCCGATCACATGGAATGCATCCGCCCCGCCCCTAAATACCTCGAGGACTACTTCAGGAAGCGCGCACGAAGGAAAGTGGCAAACGATCGCACCGTATCGCTCAACGGTAGACTCTACGAGGCTTCTGTCGCCCTCATAGGATCCCAGGTCACCCTCCTCTACAACGAGGACGATCCCACCCGGGTCGAAGTCCAGCTCGGGGGCCAATCCCACGGCTTTCTCACCCCCCTTGATCTCAACGTCAACTGTAGGGTGCGCCGCAACCACTCGACCGGCCTCGTGATCGAAAACACCGGCAAACCGGCCATTTCTTCCGGCAGGCTTTCCTTCTCCAATCGGGAGGACCAGTAG
- a CDS encoding ATP-binding protein, protein MSFLNGQSDLQPLRLAPGEIWNFEMLNEMDFEEVKGQEHTKRGLEVAAAGGHNVLP, encoded by the coding sequence GTGAGCTTCCTGAACGGCCAATCCGATCTCCAACCCCTTCGGCTGGCTCCCGGAGAAATCTGGAATTTTGAAATGCTCAACGAAATGGATTTTGAAGAGGTGAAAGGGCAGGAACATACCAAGCGGGGTTTGGAAGTCGCCGCTGCGGGGGGACACAATGTTCTCCCATGA
- a CDS encoding RelA/SpoT family protein, with product MFDLENYHSRIARYLDDSKEENKVFFNALRFAHDLHKGQIRKSGAPYISHPCAVAEILIRELGFKDPILLAAALLHDVVEDVPSITLEDIESRFGETVAELVDGCTKLTRHHLDRAALKDLTHSKIFLSASRRLGVLIIKLADRLHNLRTLHFLPLAKRQRIAQETVEVYAPIAARLNLFPLKRELYHLALSFLYPRKSKKILNRIREIRSSPEVVEIEETLKRTFSDKIPSVVIRPRPKGLGSYYDPRKRSLDPLNPENYIDFAIILPTENILDCYLALGIVNSTYPPIPRSMRDFIANPKSNGYRSLHVRVHVKGQNYLIKIRTPEMDQWAAFGVLAEWDAQEALSDEHWHEVSELLRSIGEYGGAATQRKALIRLSETEDTFVYSPNGDIFYLPRNSVVLDFAYKIHSELGDFCEGALINNDWAPPTRRLQDGDTVEILTSPDPLDVDPDLEELCKTPKARTAINRHLQQKRSHYAEEIGRQILEQEIERHGLASDVLLGESTRLMLEILNLKDLSELFIRIGQDLIDPHLILYYLESVSSNTEREKQPSLEPILERNTISICELDKAIHKFARCCNPYPGQEDIVATLSERGITFHHRDCQDLLVRHDLRPQQLVDVQWCAQKAWRYPLVFQIQVLHETMSSLLPILSRIKGEIQVQKIEHILDKHDQPVILMNVKLRDFKEAHDFFMNLPAQHLSIEYYGREGGLRKRHLQHNESTVF from the coding sequence TTGTTTGATTTGGAAAATTATCATTCCCGAATAGCCCGCTATCTGGATGACAGCAAAGAAGAAAACAAGGTTTTTTTCAATGCACTGCGTTTCGCTCACGATCTTCACAAAGGCCAGATCAGGAAATCCGGGGCGCCCTACATCAGCCATCCCTGTGCAGTGGCCGAGATCCTGATTCGGGAGCTGGGTTTCAAAGACCCCATACTTCTGGCTGCTGCGCTGCTCCATGATGTAGTCGAAGATGTTCCTTCCATCACTCTTGAAGATATAGAAAGCCGTTTTGGAGAGACGGTCGCGGAGCTGGTCGACGGATGCACCAAGTTGACTCGCCACCACCTGGACCGCGCGGCACTGAAAGACCTCACTCACAGCAAGATCTTCCTCAGCGCCAGTCGGCGATTGGGTGTGCTCATCATCAAACTTGCGGACCGTCTCCACAATTTGCGTACCCTCCATTTTCTGCCCCTGGCCAAACGTCAGAGGATCGCGCAGGAAACCGTAGAGGTCTATGCCCCCATTGCGGCGAGGCTCAATTTGTTTCCCCTGAAAAGGGAACTCTACCATCTGGCTCTCTCCTTTCTCTATCCTCGCAAGAGCAAGAAAATTCTCAACCGGATCCGGGAAATTCGCAGTTCACCTGAAGTTGTTGAAATTGAAGAGACTCTAAAAAGGACTTTTTCCGACAAGATCCCATCTGTTGTCATACGCCCTCGCCCCAAGGGTCTTGGAAGCTACTATGACCCCAGAAAGCGCAGCCTTGACCCTTTGAATCCAGAAAATTACATAGACTTCGCCATCATTCTTCCTACGGAAAACATTCTGGATTGTTACCTGGCCCTGGGGATCGTAAACAGTACCTATCCCCCCATTCCACGCAGCATGAGAGATTTCATAGCCAACCCTAAAAGCAATGGCTACAGGAGTCTGCACGTTCGTGTCCATGTGAAGGGTCAGAATTATCTCATCAAGATTCGCACCCCGGAGATGGACCAATGGGCAGCCTTTGGAGTTTTGGCTGAATGGGACGCACAGGAAGCTTTGAGTGACGAACATTGGCATGAGGTGAGTGAACTGCTGCGGTCCATCGGTGAGTATGGAGGCGCTGCCACGCAGCGGAAGGCTCTCATCCGCCTTTCCGAAACGGAAGACACTTTCGTTTACAGTCCCAATGGTGATATTTTCTATCTTCCCAGAAACAGCGTAGTCCTGGATTTTGCTTATAAAATCCACTCAGAATTGGGGGATTTCTGCGAAGGGGCCTTGATCAACAATGATTGGGCCCCTCCCACCCGCAGGCTTCAGGATGGCGATACGGTAGAAATTCTGACTTCACCCGACCCGCTGGATGTGGACCCCGATCTGGAGGAACTCTGCAAGACCCCCAAGGCCCGCACCGCCATAAACCGCCACCTTCAGCAGAAGAGATCCCACTATGCTGAAGAGATTGGGCGGCAGATTCTGGAGCAGGAAATCGAGCGCCACGGGCTGGCCTCGGATGTGCTTCTGGGTGAAAGCACCCGGCTCATGTTGGAAATACTCAATCTCAAGGATCTTTCAGAACTCTTTATACGGATCGGCCAGGATTTGATCGATCCTCACCTGATCCTTTATTACCTAGAATCCGTATCGAGTAATACGGAGCGGGAAAAGCAGCCTTCCCTGGAACCGATACTTGAACGCAACACTATCTCCATTTGTGAATTGGACAAGGCCATTCACAAATTCGCCCGCTGCTGCAATCCATACCCCGGCCAGGAGGATATCGTCGCCACTCTGAGTGAAAGAGGGATCACTTTTCACCACCGAGACTGTCAGGATCTGCTTGTCCGCCATGATCTTCGACCACAACAACTGGTCGATGTCCAATGGTGCGCTCAGAAAGCCTGGCGATATCCGTTGGTGTTTCAAATCCAGGTCCTCCACGAGACGATGAGCTCTCTCCTGCCTATCCTCTCCAGGATAAAGGGGGAAATACAAGTGCAAAAAATCGAACACATTTTGGATAAGCACGATCAGCCCGTGATCCTAATGAATGTTAAGCTGAGAGATTTCAAGGAAGCTCATGATTTTTTCATGAATCTGCCGGCACAACATCTTTCCATTGAATATTACGGTCGGGAAGGGGGGCTTAGAAAAAGGCACCTGCAACACAATGAATCCACCGTGTTTTGA
- a CDS encoding DegQ family serine endoprotease → MTFHYGKSVARGRASLMIFIALMMLAVSLHLSPSAFASLGTQGPPSFADLAEQVNHTVVNISTTQVIKDNPMQPFMSPNSPFREFFGDEFFKKFFGGEMPQGEMKTHALGSGFIIDSEGLILTNNHVVEKADEIKIKTQDGKEYDAKVVGRDPKTDLALIRVKTDKDFPAPAELGDSGSIRVGDWVMAVGNPFGLGNTVTAGIVSAKGRIIGAGPYDDFIQTDAAINPGNSGGPLFNMRGEVVGINTAIVAQGQGIGFAIPVNVAKELIPQLKSGKIIRGWLGVMIQDITPELAESFGIKEKKGVIVGDVVPDGAADKAGIKRGDVITRFDGKEVDNAHTLSRLVAITPPDSKVNVQIVRDGKAKEITVVIGTMPDETQEAEPEAKKSAWGLTVQNITPDLAQRFGWDENERGVVISGIEPGSPAAEAQLRMGDLIKEANRQKIQNMRDYSQIVKVPKKGETLLLLVKRGQNTFYVALKATD, encoded by the coding sequence ATGACATTTCATTATGGAAAGTCGGTTGCACGTGGGCGGGCATCTCTCATGATCTTTATCGCTTTGATGATGTTGGCGGTCTCACTCCATCTTTCACCTTCAGCGTTTGCATCCTTGGGCACTCAAGGGCCGCCTTCTTTTGCAGACCTTGCGGAGCAGGTCAATCACACGGTTGTCAATATTTCTACTACCCAGGTCATTAAAGATAATCCCATGCAGCCCTTCATGTCCCCCAATTCTCCTTTCCGGGAATTCTTTGGAGACGAGTTTTTCAAAAAGTTCTTCGGGGGGGAAATGCCACAGGGTGAAATGAAAACTCATGCGTTGGGATCAGGATTCATCATCGATTCCGAAGGGCTCATCCTCACCAACAATCATGTGGTTGAAAAAGCGGATGAAATAAAGATAAAAACCCAGGACGGCAAGGAATATGATGCCAAGGTGGTTGGGCGGGACCCCAAAACGGATCTGGCACTTATCAGGGTCAAAACAGACAAGGATTTTCCCGCGCCGGCGGAACTCGGTGATTCCGGTTCCATACGCGTTGGAGATTGGGTCATGGCCGTCGGCAATCCCTTTGGACTGGGCAATACGGTGACCGCAGGTATTGTCAGTGCCAAAGGGCGCATCATCGGCGCCGGGCCCTATGACGATTTCATTCAGACGGATGCCGCCATCAATCCCGGCAACAGTGGAGGCCCTCTTTTCAATATGAGAGGTGAGGTGGTGGGAATCAACACCGCCATTGTGGCTCAAGGCCAGGGAATTGGTTTTGCGATCCCCGTGAATGTCGCCAAGGAATTGATCCCACAGCTCAAATCCGGAAAGATCATCCGCGGCTGGCTTGGGGTCATGATTCAGGATATTACTCCTGAATTGGCCGAATCTTTTGGTATCAAAGAAAAGAAAGGCGTCATCGTTGGCGATGTCGTACCGGATGGTGCCGCGGATAAGGCTGGGATAAAACGTGGGGATGTCATCACCCGCTTTGACGGAAAAGAAGTCGACAACGCTCATACACTCTCCCGCCTCGTGGCCATTACTCCACCCGACTCCAAGGTGAATGTTCAGATCGTGCGGGACGGCAAGGCAAAAGAGATTACCGTCGTGATCGGGACAATGCCCGATGAAACTCAGGAGGCAGAACCTGAAGCAAAAAAATCCGCCTGGGGTTTGACCGTCCAGAACATAACCCCTGATTTGGCGCAGCGCTTTGGCTGGGATGAAAATGAACGCGGAGTCGTCATCTCCGGCATCGAACCGGGAAGCCCTGCTGCAGAAGCACAGTTGCGCATGGGGGATCTCATCAAGGAAGCGAACCGGCAGAAGATCCAAAACATGCGAGATTACAGCCAGATCGTAAAAGTTCCCAAGAAGGGTGAGACTCTGCTCCTTCTGGTCAAGCGCGGACAAAATACATTTTATGTTGCACTCAAAGCAACCGATTAG